A single Alcanivorax borkumensis SK2 DNA region contains:
- a CDS encoding acyl-CoA dehydrogenase family protein — MINLELPEKLKQTQQMAQQLASGVFRPISRKYDAIEHCETPEELKPVAQMMAAMPRGGGKKGGSSESIKNGINMMGILGVEAMCWGDVGLMLSIPGSGLGNAAIMAVGTPEQKEKYGKLYCAMAITEPGAGSDSAAVATTAVAEGDEWVLNGEKIYCTAGQRCDAIVVWATLDKSLGKAAIKSFIVPRDNPGVELVRVEDKMGLRVSDTAALAFNNCRIPKDHILGSAEVGDTEEARKKSFGGVMQTFDNTRPQVAAMALGVARAALEITCDILEKEGVAADYSKQPYNSTARELEVYRLEADLEAARLMTLKAAWMADNGQPNSREASMCKAKAGRMGNDVTLKCVALCGELGYSERTLLEKLARDSKIIDIFEGTQQIQQLIVARHLLGLSSKELK, encoded by the coding sequence ATGATTAATTTAGAATTGCCCGAGAAGCTTAAACAAACCCAGCAGATGGCCCAGCAACTGGCCAGCGGTGTTTTTCGCCCGATTTCACGCAAATACGACGCCATTGAACACTGCGAGACTCCGGAAGAGCTGAAACCCGTGGCGCAGATGATGGCGGCTATGCCCCGTGGGGGCGGAAAAAAAGGTGGCAGTAGCGAGTCAATTAAGAATGGCATCAACATGATGGGCATTCTAGGTGTTGAGGCCATGTGCTGGGGTGATGTGGGCCTGATGTTGTCCATTCCCGGTTCCGGGTTAGGTAATGCGGCCATTATGGCCGTGGGTACACCGGAGCAGAAAGAGAAGTATGGCAAGCTTTACTGTGCCATGGCGATTACGGAACCTGGTGCTGGTTCCGATTCTGCCGCGGTCGCTACTACAGCGGTAGCAGAGGGTGATGAATGGGTGCTCAACGGTGAGAAGATTTACTGCACCGCTGGCCAGCGCTGCGATGCTATTGTGGTTTGGGCCACGCTGGACAAGTCACTTGGCAAGGCCGCGATTAAGTCGTTTATCGTTCCCCGTGATAACCCTGGCGTAGAGCTAGTGCGTGTGGAAGATAAGATGGGCTTACGGGTATCCGATACCGCCGCGTTAGCGTTTAACAATTGCCGGATACCCAAAGACCATATTCTCGGTTCTGCCGAGGTGGGTGATACGGAAGAGGCACGCAAAAAATCCTTCGGCGGGGTGATGCAGACCTTCGATAATACCCGTCCACAAGTGGCCGCCATGGCGTTGGGTGTGGCGCGTGCAGCCCTGGAGATAACTTGCGATATTCTTGAAAAAGAAGGGGTTGCGGCTGATTACTCTAAACAGCCTTACAATTCAACCGCTCGAGAGTTGGAGGTGTATCGGTTGGAGGCCGACTTGGAAGCGGCGCGGTTGATGACTCTCAAGGCTGCCTGGATGGCAGACAATGGCCAGCCCAATTCCCGTGAGGCTTCCATGTGTAAAGCCAAAGCCGGACGTATGGGCAACGACGTCACATTAAAGTGCGTGGCGCTATGCGGTGAGCTGGGCTACTCCGAGCGCACCTTGTTGGAAAAACTGGCTCGAGATTCGAAAATCATCGATATCTTCGAGGGCACCCAGCAGATCCAGCAGCTAATTGTGGCAAGGCATCTGCTTGGATTGTCATCGAAAGAACTGAAATAA
- the ttcA gene encoding tRNA 2-thiocytidine(32) synthetase TtcA, translated as MSDNADTKKRTRLNKLQKKLRRETGRAIADFNMISEGDKVMVCLSGGKDSYTMLEILRNLQHSAPVNFELVAVNMDQKQPGFPEHILPEYLEKEGVAYHILEKDTYSIVKEKVPEGKTTCGLCSRLRRGSLYGFAEEIGANKIALGHHRDDIVETLFLNMFYGGKMKAMPPKLRSDDSRNVVIRPLAYCREKDIIEFSALKEYPIIPCNLCGSQKNLQRQVIKEMLQQWDKQQPGRIENIFAAVQNIAPSQLADTRLFDFENLEQGQQQGGDQAHRLDVVNLFG; from the coding sequence ATGTCAGACAACGCTGATACCAAAAAACGCACCCGCCTGAACAAACTGCAAAAGAAACTGCGCAGAGAAACGGGCCGTGCCATTGCTGATTTCAATATGATCAGCGAGGGCGACAAGGTAATGGTGTGTTTGTCCGGCGGTAAGGATTCTTACACTATGTTGGAGATTCTACGGAACCTTCAGCACTCTGCCCCGGTGAATTTCGAACTGGTGGCAGTAAACATGGACCAGAAACAGCCCGGTTTCCCAGAGCACATCCTCCCTGAGTATCTGGAAAAGGAAGGCGTGGCATACCACATTCTGGAGAAAGACACCTATTCCATCGTCAAAGAAAAGGTGCCAGAAGGAAAAACTACCTGCGGCCTGTGTTCACGCCTGCGCCGGGGCAGCCTCTACGGGTTTGCCGAGGAAATAGGTGCCAATAAGATTGCTCTTGGTCACCATCGCGATGACATCGTCGAAACCTTGTTTCTGAACATGTTCTATGGCGGCAAAATGAAAGCCATGCCCCCCAAACTGCGCAGCGATGACAGCCGTAATGTGGTGATTCGCCCGCTGGCGTATTGCCGCGAGAAAGACATCATCGAGTTCTCGGCCTTGAAGGAATACCCGATCATTCCCTGCAATTTATGTGGCTCCCAGAAGAACTTGCAGCGGCAAGTGATTAAGGAGATGTTGCAGCAATGGGACAAGCAGCAGCCGGGACGGATTGAAAATATCTTTGCCGCAGTGCAAAACATCGCCCCTTCACAGCTGGCGGATACCCGCCTGTTTGACTTCGAAAACCTTGAGCAAGGGCAGCAGCAGGGCGGTGATCAAGCCCATCGTCTCGATGTGGTTAATCTGTTCGGGTGA
- a CDS encoding SDR family oxidoreductase, which yields MSESLADKVVWITGASSGIGEALAREYARRGAQLVLSARREEELERVRAGLVNSEAHLVLPLDLANSDAMAAAVEQVRQTCGRLDQVVHNGGISQRSLVADTDLSVDRQIMEVNFFGTVALTKAVLPWFKAQGGGRFVVITSLVGELPTPLRSAYSASKHALHGFFESLRAEEYDQGIRVTLVMPGFIRTQVSINALTGDGSRQGTMDDAQQTAMAPEECAKRLVEAVQRGRDQVIIAGREGAGIYLKRWAPSLYRRLIRKMKVT from the coding sequence ATGTCTGAGTCGCTGGCTGACAAGGTTGTCTGGATTACTGGGGCCTCTTCGGGCATTGGTGAAGCTTTGGCTCGAGAATACGCCAGGCGTGGCGCTCAGCTGGTGTTGTCCGCCCGCCGGGAAGAAGAGCTGGAACGGGTGCGGGCCGGTTTGGTCAATAGCGAAGCGCATTTGGTGTTGCCTTTGGATTTAGCTAACAGCGACGCCATGGCGGCGGCGGTGGAACAGGTTCGCCAAACCTGTGGCCGGCTTGACCAGGTGGTACACAATGGGGGCATTTCCCAGCGTTCGCTGGTGGCGGATACGGATTTGAGCGTAGATCGCCAAATTATGGAGGTGAATTTTTTCGGCACAGTAGCGTTGACCAAAGCTGTTCTTCCCTGGTTTAAGGCGCAGGGTGGAGGGCGGTTCGTGGTGATTACCTCCCTGGTGGGCGAGCTGCCGACCCCGCTTCGCAGTGCGTACAGTGCTAGCAAACATGCGCTGCATGGTTTTTTCGAATCTCTGCGCGCGGAAGAGTACGATCAGGGTATTCGTGTGACGCTGGTGATGCCGGGTTTTATTCGTACCCAGGTGTCCATTAATGCGCTCACCGGCGATGGCAGCCGCCAGGGCACCATGGATGACGCCCAGCAGACCGCCATGGCCCCGGAAGAATGCGCCAAACGGCTGGTCGAAGCCGTGCAGCGTGGCCGTGATCAGGTTATTATCGCCGGCCGCGAAGGGGCGGGCATATACTTGAAGCGCTGGGCTCCCTCGCTGTACCGCCGACTGATCCGCAAAATGAAGGTCACCTGA
- a CDS encoding acyl-CoA dehydrogenase family protein has protein sequence MSTPLFDLTLTEEQRMTREGMRKLVRDSLFPQSREADDAAKANAQLLNSIAGFGLSLMPMPEALGGVGMPRSPLSNALAVEDLAQGDISHTLAALQPMAAVNALIDFGNEDQQERWLPSMATESFTGAAIALTEPRATFEPSSPATTAQSADGQVVLNGVKSMVPLAAQCEWFVVVAAEKDDVSAFIVPKTAAGLTIESQAYMGLRSAELATLTLESVVVPEADRLERFDLNRLLGLARIGQCALAVGCCQAVMEYAIPYVNERKAFGEPIAWRQSVAFMVANMAIEIEGMRLMMLRAASRAEQGLDFHKEAYLAQLLCMEKAMEIGTNGIQLFGGAGFVRDYPLEMWYRNLRSIAVLHGSLMV, from the coding sequence ATGTCTACACCGCTTTTTGACCTGACATTAACTGAAGAGCAACGCATGACCCGTGAAGGGATGCGCAAGCTGGTTCGAGATTCCCTGTTTCCACAATCGCGTGAAGCAGATGACGCGGCGAAGGCGAATGCTCAACTGCTAAACAGTATCGCGGGTTTTGGTTTGTCGTTGATGCCGATGCCCGAAGCACTGGGTGGCGTGGGCATGCCTCGCTCACCGCTGTCCAACGCTTTGGCGGTAGAAGACCTTGCCCAAGGGGATATTTCCCACACGTTAGCAGCCTTGCAGCCGATGGCGGCAGTGAATGCATTGATAGATTTTGGTAATGAAGACCAGCAAGAACGCTGGTTGCCATCCATGGCTACAGAAAGCTTCACTGGGGCGGCTATCGCATTGACAGAGCCCCGTGCCACTTTTGAGCCATCCTCACCGGCCACCACGGCACAAAGCGCCGATGGACAAGTGGTACTGAACGGTGTGAAAAGCATGGTGCCGTTAGCAGCACAATGTGAGTGGTTTGTGGTGGTAGCGGCGGAAAAGGATGACGTATCTGCTTTTATCGTGCCGAAAACCGCAGCAGGCCTAACAATCGAATCGCAAGCGTATATGGGACTTCGTAGTGCTGAGCTGGCCACGTTGACTTTAGAATCAGTGGTGGTTCCGGAGGCCGATCGCTTGGAGCGCTTTGACCTGAATCGTTTGCTGGGTCTGGCTCGCATTGGCCAATGCGCCTTGGCGGTGGGGTGCTGTCAGGCGGTAATGGAGTACGCCATCCCTTATGTGAATGAGCGTAAGGCATTTGGTGAACCGATTGCCTGGCGCCAGTCTGTGGCCTTTATGGTGGCCAATATGGCGATCGAGATTGAAGGGATGCGGCTGATGATGTTGCGCGCCGCCAGCCGGGCCGAACAGGGGCTGGATTTCCACAAGGAAGCCTATCTTGCGCAGCTATTGTGCATGGAAAAGGCCATGGAAATTGGCACCAACGGTATTCAGCTCTTCGGTGGAGCGGGCTTTGTTCGCGACTACCCACTAGAGATGTGGTACCGGAACTTGCGCAGCATTGCCGTGCTTCACGGCAGCCTGATGGTGTAG